A window of Chryseobacterium shandongense genomic DNA:
GGCCACGGCCAGAAATTCACTTTGCCAGTTCTGGAAGGATTCAAACCAGAAACGGGATTCGGTAATGTATTGCAAGGCTGTTATCGTTGGCTGTTCTTTAGAAAGCTGCTCTTCGTTATAATCCTTTAAGCTTCCGTAAAAATGAAGCGAAAAACTGATAATAAACAAAATAGCAAAAGCAAGAGATAAAGAATGCTTATAGATCTTCAGCCAGATTCCTCCTTTCTTAACCGGCCAAGGCGCATTAGGATGTGGAACCGTTCTTTGTCAACATCCTCTTCCTGCTCCAGGGATTTGGATTCGCTGGAACCTTTCTGACGGAGGGAAACTGTTAACAAAACATAAAGCATCATCTGCAGAAATTCACTTTCCCAATTTTCGAATGTTGCCTGAATGAAATGACCGCTCTGAATATATTCTCCAATGCTTAATGCAGCCTCGCCGTTTTCTGCAAGTTCCTTGTTTTCTGTTTTCCAGCCGGTAAAGAACTGTGCGGCAAGACATGATATCATAAAGACAATCAAAACAATGCTCAAACTGTTTCGATATAAAAACCCTTTTTTAGACATATTCCTAATCTTTAAGTTTCAGAATCAATATCTACTCTTGGAAGATCTTTCACTGTAGGTCCTGTAAGAAGTTTTCCATTGATGTTAAATCTTGAACCATGACACGGACAGTCCCAGCTAAGCTCGGCACTGTTCCATCGTACTTCACATTTGGCGTGAGGACAGGTGCTCTTTACGAGATGTACTTTTCCATTGGTTTCTTTATACAATGCGTACGATTCACCTTCATATTTCACAACCTTTGCCTCTCCGTCTTTCACTTCTGTAAGAGAATTTATTTTTTCCGCAAACAGTTTGTCTTTGATGAAATCATAGGCAACAACTGCATTTTCTTTTACAAAATCGGCGAAGCCTGCGATAGGTTTTATTCTGGACGGACTGAAAACATTTTCGTATTTACTACTACCTGTAACAATAAGATCGGACAAAATCTGTGAAGAAATAGTTCCTAATATCATTCCGTTTCCTCTGAAGCCGGTAGCGGTAAAAATCTTACCATTGCTTCCCGGGAGTTTGCCTATATACGGAAATCCATCTGTCGGCTCATAATACTGGCTAGACCAGCTGTAGTACGCTGTTTCTACATCAAAATATTTTCGGACATAATTCTCCAGTCTTGAAAAACATTCGCCCGTATCTTCTTCGTGACCGGTTTTGTGATCCTCTCCTCCGGCAATAAGAAGCGTTTGTCCGTCAATTTTCTGAGTTCTGTAATAATGATAAGGATCGATAAGATCATATCCCAACTCTTCGGGATAATTTTCATCTTTCAAACTAAATGCAATGGCATAGCTCCGGTAAGGTGCATTGGTGATGTGAAGAATACTCAATCCTGGCGGAATATGAGTGGCATACACCACATTTTTAGCTTTAATTTCTCCTTTTGAGGTTTCTAAAATAACATGATTATCCTGTTCATCATGACTTTCACAGCGACAATCTTCCTGAATAATTCCGCCTAAACTGATGAATGCTTCACAAAGCCCTTTGATATATTTTACCGGGTGAAATTGTGCCTGATCAGGAATAGTCACCGCTTTTTTAAATGGTATGGGGAAGGGAATTTCATCAACATAAATCATGGTGTGACCTACCTTTTCTGCACCTTCCACAATATCGGTCAGCTGTTTCTCCTGTTTTTCATCCAAGGCAAAGAGATAGGCTGTCTTTCTTTCGAAATCACAGTCAATTCCATATTGCCGTATGTTATATTCGATAATACTGATGGCTTCCTGACCTGTATTTGCAAACAATTGTGCATTGTCCTGCCCAAAATCACTGATTGCTTCTTTAAAGGTTGTGTCAAAAAAATCATTAAGATGTGCGGTTGTTCCGCCGGTCGTTCCGAAACCGATATTCGCTGCTTCGAGAAGGATACATCTCTTTCCGGCCTGCTGCAGTTTTAAAGCAGTAGAAATACCGGTAATCCCACCACCAACTATTACGACATCGTATAGTTGATTAAGGTCGGCATCCGAGGAAAACTTCCTGATTTCTTCCTGCCATATACTTTTTCTTGCCCCGTCTCTATACATGACTTTAATTTTTAGTTGAATTATTTTATATGTTTCGTACTGTCTACTATATTACCTTTGTTTTTATTCGTGCCGGAATTATTTCCGTCATATTTGTTTTTAGGTTCGTCTTCATCAAAATCGCATTTACATGATGCTAAAGTGAAGAAACTTATAATTGCGAATAATAGAGCAGTAATTTTCATGTGTCATTATGTTTTTTTATTTATCCGTTAACAACGATACCTCCATTCGGGTGAAGCACCTGTCCTGTAAACTGTGCACCGTCATCACTTGCAAGAAACAGAAAGCTGGTCGCTACTTCTTCCGGTGTTGCGTTTCTTTCGAAAGGAGGCTTGTTCGGATCGTCTTCTTCTTCTCCAAAGGTATCTTTGGTTAAAGGTGTTGCAACAGGTCCCGGAGCAACGGCATTTACACGAATACCTTTTGGTTTTGACTGTAGTGCCAAAGAACGTGTAAATGAAACAATAGCGCCTTTGGTAGCCGAATAGTCAAGCAATTCTTCATGTCCCTGATAAGCTGTTGCAGAGGTGGTGTTGATGATAGAGCTTCCTTGTTTTAAATGAGGAAATACGAGCTTAGTTAAAAGAATCATTCCGATAATATTGGAATT
This region includes:
- a CDS encoding DUF6766 family protein; amino-acid sequence: MWLKIYKHSLSLAFAILFIISFSLHFYGSLKDYNEEQLSKEQPTITALQYITESRFWFESFQNWQSEFLAVASLVILSIWLREKGSPESKPVDMPHHETP
- a CDS encoding DUF6766 family protein; this translates as MSKKGFLYRNSLSIVLIVFMISCLAAQFFTGWKTENKELAENGEAALSIGEYIQSGHFIQATFENWESEFLQMMLYVLLTVSLRQKGSSESKSLEQEEDVDKERFHILMRLGRLRKEESG
- a CDS encoding FAD-dependent oxidoreductase → MYRDGARKSIWQEEIRKFSSDADLNQLYDVVIVGGGITGISTALKLQQAGKRCILLEAANIGFGTTGGTTAHLNDFFDTTFKEAISDFGQDNAQLFANTGQEAISIIEYNIRQYGIDCDFERKTAYLFALDEKQEKQLTDIVEGAEKVGHTMIYVDEIPFPIPFKKAVTIPDQAQFHPVKYIKGLCEAFISLGGIIQEDCRCESHDEQDNHVILETSKGEIKAKNVVYATHIPPGLSILHITNAPYRSYAIAFSLKDENYPEELGYDLIDPYHYYRTQKIDGQTLLIAGGEDHKTGHEEDTGECFSRLENYVRKYFDVETAYYSWSSQYYEPTDGFPYIGKLPGSNGKIFTATGFRGNGMILGTISSQILSDLIVTGSSKYENVFSPSRIKPIAGFADFVKENAVVAYDFIKDKLFAEKINSLTEVKDGEAKVVKYEGESYALYKETNGKVHLVKSTCPHAKCEVRWNSAELSWDCPCHGSRFNINGKLLTGPTVKDLPRVDIDSET
- a CDS encoding SDR family oxidoreductase; this encodes MANLKLENKTALITGAGSGIGKAVALLFAKEGADIAIIYYSDDEDAEKAKSEIESLGRKASIYKGDLNDYQFCEEITKKVVSEFGGIDILVNNAGVQFPSDNIVDLKEENIRNTFNSNIIGMILLTKLVFPHLKQGSSIINTTSATAYQGHEELLDYSATKGAIVSFTRSLALQSKPKGIRVNAVAPGPVATPLTKDTFGEEEDDPNKPPFERNATPEEVATSFLFLASDDGAQFTGQVLHPNGGIVVNG